In Rhodothermus marinus DSM 4252, a single genomic region encodes these proteins:
- a CDS encoding sodium:solute symporter: MITILDYLIIGGYFLGLVLFSYVIGRRYAGRADYFLGGRRMPAWAIGASMMATQAGVISMISAPAFVALRPGGGLQWLQYEFAVPLAMILVMAVLARTFYRANVITVYEYLERRFGAGTRLAFSAIFQVSRGLATGVSIYAAAILLSTILGTSLTVAILLVGGISLLYTTMGGIAADVWSDVVQLFVLWIGIFIVLGYVIHYGGGWENLLPLIPEERVHALNWAHGLGDGATFGFWPMVLGGFFLYSSYYGCDQSQIQRVLSTPSLETARRALFINGIGRFPLVLSYILVGFFFAGFLKAVPEFAALVPPEHPDYMIPVFIKHYVPTGITGVLLAAMFAAVMSSIDSAFNSLAAATVQDIYARYVRPEASDRHYLNISRLMTVVWGLLCTGFAFLAGGLAPTVIEGINKIGSVFYGPILAAFLLAILSRRATGVGVIAGLLAGVGVNLVLWLCFEAEVSWLWWNAIGCIVTLGVAVLLGRQASPIEEEPVGRELWRELRRNAHTYGTLTAYFVLIVLISWALGHLGRWLT, translated from the coding sequence ATGATTACTATCTTGGATTACCTTATCATCGGGGGATATTTCCTGGGATTGGTACTGTTTTCCTACGTAATCGGGCGCCGATATGCCGGGCGCGCCGATTATTTCCTGGGTGGGCGCCGGATGCCCGCCTGGGCCATCGGGGCTTCGATGATGGCCACGCAGGCCGGCGTGATCAGCATGATCAGTGCACCGGCATTTGTGGCGCTGCGGCCGGGAGGGGGGCTCCAGTGGTTGCAGTACGAGTTTGCTGTACCGCTGGCTATGATTCTGGTGATGGCCGTACTGGCTCGGACGTTCTATCGGGCCAACGTGATTACGGTTTATGAATACCTGGAACGCCGCTTCGGCGCCGGAACGCGCCTGGCTTTTAGCGCGATCTTTCAGGTCAGCCGGGGACTGGCCACGGGGGTCAGTATTTACGCAGCAGCCATTTTGCTTTCGACGATTCTGGGGACATCGCTGACGGTGGCCATTCTCCTGGTGGGGGGGATCTCGTTACTCTACACGACCATGGGCGGCATTGCGGCCGATGTATGGAGCGACGTTGTACAGTTGTTTGTTCTGTGGATTGGCATTTTTATCGTGCTGGGCTATGTGATTCACTATGGAGGCGGTTGGGAAAATCTGCTTCCGCTCATTCCTGAAGAGCGTGTACACGCCCTGAACTGGGCGCATGGCCTGGGCGACGGCGCCACGTTTGGCTTCTGGCCCATGGTGCTGGGCGGGTTCTTTCTCTACAGTTCCTACTACGGCTGCGATCAGAGCCAGATTCAACGGGTACTCTCGACGCCGTCGCTTGAGACGGCCCGTCGGGCGCTGTTTATCAACGGGATCGGGCGTTTTCCGCTGGTGCTCTCCTACATCCTGGTCGGGTTTTTCTTTGCAGGGTTTCTGAAGGCAGTCCCCGAGTTTGCGGCGCTGGTTCCGCCCGAACACCCGGACTACATGATTCCGGTTTTCATCAAGCACTATGTGCCAACGGGCATCACGGGTGTGCTGCTGGCTGCCATGTTTGCCGCCGTGATGTCAAGCATTGACTCGGCGTTCAACTCGCTGGCAGCGGCTACCGTGCAGGATATCTACGCGCGCTACGTACGGCCCGAAGCGAGCGATCGGCATTATCTGAATATCTCCCGCCTGATGACGGTGGTCTGGGGCCTGCTCTGCACCGGTTTTGCCTTTCTGGCCGGTGGACTGGCGCCGACCGTCATTGAGGGGATCAACAAGATCGGCTCGGTCTTCTACGGCCCCATTCTGGCCGCCTTCCTGCTGGCGATCCTGAGCCGACGCGCTACCGGCGTCGGCGTGATTGCCGGACTGCTGGCCGGCGTGGGCGTCAACCTGGTGCTCTGGCTGTGCTTCGAGGCCGAGGTGTCCTGGCTCTGGTGGAATGCGATTGGCTGTATCGTAACGCTGGGCGTCGCGGTACTGCTGGGGCGCCAGGCCTCCCCGATTGAGGAGGAACCGGTCGGTCGCGAGTTGTGGCGGGAGCTACGCCGTAACGCGCATACCTACGGGACGCTGACAGCCTATTTTGTGCTCATCGTGTTGATTTCATGGGCGCTGGGCCATTTGGGACGCTGGCTTACCTGA
- a CDS encoding cysteine hydrolase family protein, with translation MQTYSLRPALVIVDMQNCFMAEGGSFHKLGYRRDHYQQIIPAVQEAYRRARALRIPVIFSKAVRERSGIDLLDRVHRILPPKRLERIRRAHIAIRDTWDADIIEALQPASDDLIVEKRRDSIFQDTELELWLRAMRVDTLVFTGIDTAICVESSLRDAFNRGYDVVLLADATASREADFYETTLREVQDNFGLVLQVSQFFDRLERQRNGRFLLQRPTTFA, from the coding sequence ATGCAGACTTATTCGCTACGTCCCGCCCTGGTGATTGTCGATATGCAGAACTGTTTTATGGCCGAGGGCGGCTCGTTCCACAAGCTGGGATACCGGCGGGATCATTACCAGCAGATTATTCCAGCCGTGCAGGAGGCGTATCGGCGGGCGCGGGCGCTTCGCATACCGGTCATTTTTTCCAAAGCCGTCCGCGAACGCTCGGGCATCGATCTGCTCGATCGCGTGCACCGCATCTTGCCTCCCAAGCGGCTGGAGCGCATTCGCCGCGCACATATTGCCATCCGGGATACCTGGGATGCCGATATTATCGAAGCGCTGCAGCCGGCCTCGGATGATCTGATTGTGGAAAAACGTCGGGACTCAATCTTTCAGGATACCGAACTGGAACTCTGGCTGCGCGCGATGCGGGTGGATACCCTGGTATTTACCGGGATCGATACGGCCATCTGCGTGGAGTCTTCCCTGCGGGATGCGTTCAATCGGGGCTACGATGTTGTCCTGCTGGCCGACGCGACGGCGTCGCGGGAGGCTGATTTTTACGAGACGACGCTGCGGGAGGTGCAGGATAATTTCGGGCTGGTGCTGCAGGTGTCCCAGTTTTTTGATCGGCTGGAGCGCCAGCGCAATGGACGGTTTCTGTTGCAACGGCCAACAACCTTTGCATAG
- a CDS encoding winged helix-turn-helix transcriptional regulator, which yields MNGEERFCPVYAAIELLQEKWTLHIIRALLEAPRGFNELARAIGGCNSATLAQRLERLVELGVIEKEVTSHMPPRTRYSLTEAGRALEDVVQAIEAWGRRYLQVPG from the coding sequence ATGAACGGAGAAGAGCGGTTCTGTCCGGTCTATGCGGCCATTGAGTTGCTGCAGGAGAAATGGACGCTGCACATCATCCGGGCGCTGCTGGAGGCGCCCCGGGGCTTCAACGAGCTGGCGCGGGCCATCGGCGGGTGCAATTCGGCCACGCTGGCGCAGCGGCTGGAGCGGCTTGTGGAGCTGGGGGTGATCGAAAAGGAAGTGACCTCGCACATGCCGCCCCGCACGCGCTACAGCCTGACCGAAGCCGGCCGCGCGCTGGAAGACGTGGTGCAGGCCATCGAGGCCTGGGGGCGGCGTTACCTGCAGGTGCCGGGCTGA
- a CDS encoding VOC family protein translates to MHATFPLRIRALTLRVRDLNVQRAFYHELLGLSVREPAADRLVLAPESGTFTLELIADPSAPLRPWPTIGLYHFALLLPDRTALAAVAARLLAQSVFFEGAADHAVSEALYFRDPEGNGLELYTDRPPEQWPRRGPLMVTEPLDLEALLRGARPAPLPPDVRIGHLHLHVPDLDEAERFFAGRLGMTVTLRTYPGARFFAYDGYHHHVGANIWARGRRAPEHATGLLAYTLQVPEAIARTLPPALQDPAGITVHIRTAST, encoded by the coding sequence ATGCATGCAACCTTTCCGCTGCGCATTCGCGCGCTGACGCTGCGCGTGCGCGACCTGAACGTACAGCGCGCTTTTTACCATGAGCTGCTGGGCCTGTCGGTACGTGAACCCGCTGCCGATCGGCTCGTGCTGGCTCCGGAAAGCGGTACGTTCACGCTGGAGCTGATCGCCGATCCCTCGGCACCGTTGCGCCCCTGGCCCACGATCGGGCTCTACCATTTTGCGCTATTACTGCCCGACCGAACCGCTCTGGCGGCGGTGGCCGCGCGGTTGCTGGCGCAGAGCGTCTTTTTCGAAGGGGCCGCCGATCACGCCGTCTCCGAAGCGCTCTATTTTCGGGACCCGGAAGGCAACGGACTGGAGCTGTACACGGACCGCCCCCCCGAACAATGGCCACGCCGGGGCCCGCTCATGGTGACCGAACCGCTGGACCTTGAGGCGCTGCTGCGCGGGGCCCGACCGGCCCCGCTCCCTCCGGACGTGCGCATCGGACACCTGCACCTGCACGTGCCCGATCTGGACGAAGCCGAGCGCTTTTTTGCCGGCCGGCTGGGGATGACCGTGACGCTGCGCACCTATCCCGGCGCCCGCTTCTTCGCCTACGACGGCTATCACCACCACGTCGGCGCCAACATCTGGGCCCGCGGGCGCCGTGCACCGGAGCATGCTACCGGTCTGCTGGCCTACACGCTGCAGGTCCCGGAAGCAATAGCCCGCACGCTCCCGCCCGCGCTCCAGGATCCGGCCGGCATCACCGTACACATCCGGACGGCCAGCACATAG
- a CDS encoding LLM class flavin-dependent oxidoreductase gives MEIGLYSFGERTVDPETGRLISPAERMRRLLEEIELADQVGLDVFGVGEHHRPDYIVSAPAVVLAAAAARTRRIRLTSAVNVLSSDDPIRVFQQFATLDLISDGRAEIMLGRGSFIESFPLFGYDLNDYDALFEEKLALLLRLRESEQVTWPGGRFTHPIPGLGVYPRPIQNPLPVWIAVGGTPASAVRAGRLGLPMALGIIGGLPERFVPLVELYRQTARQAGHTPRVSINSHGFLADTSQEARDTAFPAFKLQMDRIGRERGWPPMTREQFEASCTLRGANFVGSPQEVIEKLLYQYELFGHDRFLLQLTVGTLPHRKVLHAIELLGTKVAPVVRREIARRRAAASTEISSSP, from the coding sequence ATGGAAATCGGCCTGTACAGCTTCGGTGAGCGCACGGTCGATCCGGAGACCGGTCGGCTCATTTCGCCGGCCGAGCGCATGCGGCGGCTGCTGGAAGAGATCGAGCTGGCCGATCAGGTGGGACTGGACGTGTTCGGCGTCGGGGAGCACCACCGGCCGGACTACATCGTCTCGGCGCCGGCCGTGGTGCTGGCGGCGGCTGCCGCGCGCACGCGGCGCATCCGGCTCACCAGCGCGGTGAACGTGCTGAGTTCGGACGATCCGATCCGCGTCTTTCAGCAGTTTGCCACGCTGGATCTCATCTCCGACGGACGGGCCGAGATCATGCTCGGGCGGGGTTCGTTCATCGAGTCGTTCCCGCTCTTCGGTTACGATCTGAACGACTACGACGCGCTCTTCGAGGAGAAGCTGGCCCTGCTGCTCCGCCTTCGGGAATCGGAGCAGGTCACCTGGCCGGGCGGCCGTTTCACGCACCCGATTCCCGGGCTGGGCGTCTATCCGCGCCCCATTCAGAACCCCCTGCCGGTCTGGATCGCGGTGGGCGGCACGCCGGCCTCGGCGGTTCGGGCCGGTCGGCTGGGCCTGCCCATGGCCCTGGGGATCATCGGCGGGCTGCCCGAGCGCTTCGTCCCGCTGGTGGAACTGTATCGCCAGACGGCCCGTCAGGCCGGCCACACGCCCCGGGTGAGCATCAATTCGCACGGCTTTCTGGCCGACACTTCGCAGGAGGCGCGCGACACGGCTTTCCCGGCCTTCAAGCTCCAGATGGACAGGATCGGCCGCGAGCGTGGCTGGCCGCCCATGACGCGCGAGCAGTTCGAGGCCTCCTGCACCCTACGCGGGGCCAACTTCGTGGGGAGTCCGCAGGAAGTGATCGAAAAGCTTCTGTACCAGTACGAGCTGTTCGGGCACGATCGGTTTCTGCTGCAGCTCACGGTGGGCACGCTGCCTCACCGGAAGGTGCTGCACGCGATCGAACTGCTGGGCACGAAGGTCGCGCCCGTCGTGCGCCGAGAGATTGCCCGTCGGCGGGCGGCCGCCTCCACCGAAATCAGTTCATCGCCATGA
- a CDS encoding DoxX family protein yields MEVVFWIGRILFGGYFILSGLNHFIMLNQMAPYAAAKKVPAPKLAVIVTGLMLLTGGLAVLTGLYVRLGLWLLVIFLVFVTPWMHNFWAVEDPMQRMGEQVNFFKNIGLLGAVLLLLYFWS; encoded by the coding sequence ATGGAGGTCGTGTTCTGGATCGGACGCATCCTGTTCGGCGGCTACTTCATCCTGAGCGGGCTCAACCACTTCATCATGCTGAACCAGATGGCGCCGTACGCGGCCGCCAAGAAGGTGCCGGCGCCCAAGCTGGCCGTCATCGTGACGGGTCTGATGCTGCTGACCGGCGGCCTGGCCGTGCTGACCGGCCTGTACGTACGGCTCGGCCTGTGGCTGCTGGTCATCTTTCTGGTGTTCGTGACGCCCTGGATGCACAACTTCTGGGCCGTGGAGGATCCCATGCAGCGCATGGGCGAGCAGGTGAACTTTTTCAAGAATATCGGCCTGCTGGGCGCGGTCCTGCTGCTGCTGTACTTCTGGAGCTGA
- a CDS encoding HAF repeat-containing protein: MKRLTWLGLAFLGFAWWIGSTTHAQSFTWVDLKETEVHRLTGVSANGGVVVGVARDAQGRSRAFRWTVWEGRQDLGTLGGLRSQALAVSGDGRVVVGMAENGHGHTRAFRWTAETGMADLGTLGGSESEAMAVSASGQVVVGTAEDGYGRFRAFRWTPEGGMADLGTLGGSESEALAVSADGRVVVGMAEDERGQRRAFRWTPEGGMEDLGTLGGSWSQALAVSADGRVVVGMAEDARGRRRAFRWTAETGMEDLGTLGGWDSKAVWVSEDGTVIVGVAQDKEGVWHTFHWQEGKMRRLKKVYDGLLSRGSSFWGAPVVSYNGRYMAGTGYNAAHHRVEVFLLDAAGLLMAMN; the protein is encoded by the coding sequence ATGAAGCGTCTTACGTGGCTCGGGCTGGCTTTTCTGGGTTTTGCCTGGTGGATCGGGAGCACCACCCATGCGCAGTCCTTTACGTGGGTAGATCTGAAGGAAACCGAAGTACACCGGCTGACGGGCGTTTCGGCCAACGGGGGGGTGGTTGTGGGCGTTGCCCGTGATGCGCAGGGACGCAGCCGGGCATTCCGGTGGACGGTGTGGGAAGGGCGGCAGGATCTGGGCACGCTGGGAGGACTGCGGAGCCAGGCGCTGGCCGTGTCGGGAGACGGTCGCGTCGTGGTGGGGATGGCCGAAAACGGCCACGGCCACACGCGGGCGTTTCGGTGGACGGCCGAAACCGGCATGGCGGACCTGGGCACGCTCGGTGGCTCGGAAAGCGAAGCCATGGCCGTCTCGGCCAGCGGTCAGGTGGTCGTGGGCACGGCCGAAGATGGCTACGGACGCTTCCGGGCCTTCCGATGGACGCCGGAGGGCGGCATGGCGGATCTGGGCACGCTGGGCGGCTCGGAAAGCGAGGCGCTGGCCGTGTCGGCCGACGGACGCGTCGTCGTGGGCATGGCCGAAGACGAACGCGGGCAGCGTCGGGCCTTTCGGTGGACGCCGGAAGGTGGCATGGAGGATCTGGGCACGCTGGGCGGCAGCTGGAGCCAGGCGCTGGCCGTGTCGGCCGACGGCAGGGTTGTTGTCGGAATGGCCGAAGATGCCCGGGGCCGGCGTCGGGCCTTCCGCTGGACGGCCGAAACCGGCATGGAAGACCTGGGCACACTCGGCGGTTGGGACAGCAAGGCCGTCTGGGTGTCCGAAGACGGGACGGTCATTGTCGGCGTGGCTCAGGACAAAGAAGGCGTCTGGCATACCTTCCACTGGCAGGAAGGCAAGATGCGCCGGCTGAAGAAGGTCTACGACGGACTGCTGTCGCGCGGCTCTTCGTTCTGGGGCGCGCCGGTCGTCTCGTACAACGGCCGCTACATGGCCGGCACCGGCTACAACGCCGCGCATCATCGCGTCGAAGTCTTTCTGCTGGATGCGGCCGGGCTGCTCATGGCGATGAACTGA
- a CDS encoding porin, with protein MRYVSGLLLACLLWPTVVLGQGRISGLAFGDFYYIASHHDEALKDQNGFWFRRIYFTYDHDLGDDFAFRLRLEMNSPGNFTAGDAVPFVKDAYLRWRFSDRHELYLGISPSALFNLIESVWGYRPVEKAPADLQKLGSSREFGVALRGDLTGDGVVRYHATFGNGEGTRSEGYRGKKLALALQFFPNEAFVVEGYVDYARTAADAVTTTWHAFGAYQTEALRAGLVYEAQQVDVEQGRDRTLRYVSGFVVGRAGERLNLFGRVDRLLDPNPRGASIAYIPFATTSKATLWIAGLDLAMNDRVHFMPNIELVTYDADALDTDVYLRWTFYVTF; from the coding sequence ATGCGTTACGTATCGGGACTGCTTCTGGCGTGCCTGCTATGGCCGACCGTCGTCCTCGGACAGGGACGCATCAGTGGCCTGGCGTTTGGCGATTTCTACTACATCGCCAGCCATCACGACGAGGCGCTGAAGGATCAGAATGGTTTCTGGTTTCGCCGGATTTATTTCACTTATGATCACGATCTGGGCGACGACTTCGCCTTCCGGCTGCGGCTCGAAATGAATTCGCCCGGGAATTTTACGGCGGGCGATGCCGTGCCTTTCGTGAAGGATGCCTACCTGCGCTGGCGGTTCAGTGATCGGCACGAGCTCTATCTGGGGATTTCGCCCTCGGCGCTGTTCAATCTGATCGAATCGGTCTGGGGCTATCGCCCCGTGGAAAAGGCGCCGGCCGACCTGCAGAAGCTGGGCTCTTCCCGCGAGTTCGGCGTGGCGCTTCGAGGTGACCTGACCGGCGACGGTGTGGTGCGTTATCATGCTACGTTTGGCAATGGCGAGGGGACTCGATCGGAGGGCTACCGTGGTAAAAAACTGGCGCTGGCGTTGCAGTTCTTCCCGAATGAAGCCTTCGTGGTAGAGGGATATGTGGATTATGCCCGTACGGCTGCGGATGCCGTAACCACCACCTGGCATGCGTTCGGGGCTTATCAGACCGAGGCGCTTCGCGCCGGACTGGTCTACGAGGCGCAGCAGGTCGACGTGGAACAGGGCCGGGATCGTACCCTGCGCTACGTATCGGGTTTTGTAGTGGGGCGTGCCGGGGAGCGGCTGAACCTGTTCGGGCGCGTCGACCGCCTGCTGGATCCGAATCCCCGAGGCGCTTCGATTGCCTACATTCCGTTTGCCACCACCTCGAAAGCCACGCTCTGGATTGCCGGGCTGGATCTGGCGATGAACGATCGGGTCCACTTTATGCCCAACATCGAGCTGGTTACCTACGATGCGGACGCGCTGGATACCGACGTGTACCTGCGCTGGACGTTTTATGTAACCTTCTGA
- the asnB gene encoding asparagine synthase (glutamine-hydrolyzing), with translation MCSIVGCVASESSSVEETLFLLRHTRHRGPDAVGLYADGEVIQDVRLEGLAARVQGQKARISLGHCRLEIVGGPAARQPMASCDGRLRLIHNGEIYNYQELRALLKGHRLQTRSDSEVLVHLIETYYRGDLAEAVQAVLPLLDGMYAFAVTDGQAVVVARDPFGKKPVYFTPTWPVRFASEAKALVAHTSSVLRLPPGHLLVIQENEVQVRQGVTLERPPINIQEESEALEAYADAFDQAIAKRTIGQRRVAVLLSGGVDSTLLAKALVDRGLEVTGYCVGQPEASDVQLVKRLARTLGLSVHVTELTPELVAAELPEIIRAIEMNGPVQVGAAIPMYLATKTAARDGHRVLYSGQAADELFAGYDWYREVLQREGPLALHARLWEDIDALYVDTLEREDRTSMAHSVELRAPFLDRDLLRVAMRMDPRLKLPDARAEGKWIHRRLAARRGVPEWIAFGAKVRAQDGASVGDVLEEVARQNLRSALPGKREMLCDYGSNYRYGVDPDSSPAIASLLYQVTRTHRIAIPRVQDARPGSVSLTRDRKARVVALTGN, from the coding sequence ATGTGCTCGATTGTTGGCTGTGTAGCCTCGGAGTCGTCCTCTGTTGAAGAAACCCTGTTCTTGCTGCGACACACGCGTCATCGTGGTCCGGATGCAGTGGGCCTGTATGCCGATGGCGAGGTGATTCAGGACGTGCGGTTGGAAGGCCTGGCCGCGCGTGTGCAGGGACAGAAAGCCCGCATCAGTCTGGGACATTGTCGACTGGAAATTGTCGGGGGGCCGGCTGCGCGCCAGCCGATGGCCAGTTGCGACGGGCGGTTGCGGCTCATCCATAATGGGGAAATCTATAATTATCAGGAGCTGCGTGCGCTGTTGAAGGGACATCGTCTGCAGACCCGGAGTGACAGCGAGGTGCTGGTCCACTTGATCGAAACCTATTACAGGGGAGATCTGGCCGAGGCGGTGCAGGCTGTGCTGCCACTGCTTGATGGCATGTATGCCTTTGCGGTAACGGACGGGCAGGCGGTCGTAGTGGCCCGTGATCCTTTCGGGAAGAAGCCGGTCTATTTCACGCCTACCTGGCCGGTGCGTTTTGCTTCGGAAGCCAAGGCACTGGTCGCGCACACGTCGTCCGTTCTGCGGTTGCCGCCCGGGCATTTGCTGGTTATCCAGGAGAACGAAGTGCAGGTGCGGCAGGGGGTAACGCTGGAGCGCCCGCCCATCAACATTCAAGAGGAGAGCGAGGCCCTGGAGGCCTATGCCGACGCATTCGATCAGGCGATCGCCAAACGTACGATCGGACAGCGGCGGGTGGCCGTATTGCTTTCCGGCGGAGTGGACAGCACGTTGCTGGCCAAGGCGCTGGTGGATCGGGGCCTGGAGGTGACCGGCTACTGCGTGGGGCAGCCCGAGGCCTCGGATGTGCAACTGGTGAAACGGCTGGCGCGCACGCTGGGGCTATCGGTGCACGTGACGGAACTGACGCCCGAGCTGGTGGCCGCCGAACTGCCGGAGATCATCCGCGCGATCGAAATGAACGGTCCGGTCCAGGTCGGAGCGGCCATTCCGATGTATCTGGCCACGAAGACCGCCGCCCGGGATGGTCATCGCGTGCTTTATTCCGGACAGGCGGCTGACGAATTGTTCGCTGGCTACGACTGGTATCGGGAGGTGCTACAGCGCGAAGGCCCACTGGCCCTGCATGCCCGGCTCTGGGAGGACATCGATGCGCTATATGTCGACACGCTCGAGCGCGAGGACCGTACCTCAATGGCGCACAGTGTCGAGCTGCGCGCCCCCTTCCTGGATCGCGATCTGCTGCGGGTGGCCATGCGGATGGATCCGCGGCTGAAGTTGCCGGACGCCAGGGCCGAAGGGAAGTGGATACATCGGCGGCTGGCGGCGCGTCGTGGTGTGCCGGAATGGATTGCCTTTGGCGCCAAGGTGCGGGCCCAGGACGGGGCCTCTGTGGGCGATGTGCTGGAGGAGGTCGCCCGGCAAAACCTGCGCAGTGCGTTGCCCGGCAAGCGGGAAATGTTGTGCGACTATGGGAGTAACTATCGCTACGGCGTCGATCCGGACAGCAGTCCGGCCATTGCCAGCCTGCTCTATCAGGTGACGCGGACGCATCGCATTGCGATTCCCCGCGTGCAGGATGCCCGGCCCGGTTCGGTCTCGCTTACGCGCGATCGGAAAGCCAGGGTTGTCGCCCTGACCGGTAACTGA
- a CDS encoding SDR family oxidoreductase codes for MAGIIGVTGASGHLGRRVVELLLENVSAERIRALTRHPEKIADLAERGVSVGAGDFARPDELARALESVERLLLVSTDDLHPGARVRLHRQAIEAARKAGVRYVAYTSATRADTNPVSFMRDHAETEAALRESGLAWTFLRNNLYAETLLMVAPVALQTGVLQLPAGDGRVGFVAREDCARMAVAVLLDPAHEGKIYEVTGPEALGYAEAAAILSELSGRSVRYEPVSPEAYRQAMAAAGLPDFVVDAMTSMYQGVARGAFDLVTSAVQEVTGRAPLTVRQALEAQRAALQPAG; via the coding sequence ATGGCTGGAATCATCGGTGTAACCGGCGCAAGCGGTCATCTGGGCCGCCGCGTGGTGGAACTGTTGCTGGAAAACGTGTCGGCCGAACGGATCCGGGCGCTGACGCGCCATCCGGAAAAGATCGCCGACCTGGCGGAGCGAGGCGTTTCGGTCGGTGCCGGCGACTTCGCGCGACCGGACGAGCTGGCCCGGGCGCTGGAGAGCGTCGAGCGGCTGCTGCTCGTCAGCACCGACGACCTGCATCCCGGAGCGCGGGTCAGGCTGCACCGCCAGGCCATCGAAGCCGCCCGAAAAGCAGGGGTGCGCTACGTGGCCTACACTTCGGCCACGCGCGCCGACACCAACCCGGTGAGCTTCATGCGCGATCACGCGGAGACCGAGGCGGCCCTCCGTGAAAGCGGCCTGGCCTGGACGTTCCTGCGCAACAACCTCTACGCCGAGACGCTGCTCATGGTGGCGCCGGTGGCGCTCCAGACCGGCGTGTTGCAACTTCCGGCCGGCGACGGGCGCGTCGGGTTCGTGGCCCGCGAGGACTGCGCCCGGATGGCGGTGGCCGTCCTGCTCGACCCGGCCCACGAAGGCAAAATCTACGAGGTGACGGGGCCGGAGGCGCTCGGCTACGCCGAGGCGGCCGCGATCCTGTCGGAGCTGAGCGGGCGGTCGGTCCGCTACGAGCCGGTCTCGCCGGAAGCCTACCGTCAGGCCATGGCGGCCGCCGGCCTGCCCGACTTCGTCGTCGACGCCATGACGTCGATGTATCAGGGCGTGGCCCGGGGCGCTTTCGACCTGGTCACGTCGGCCGTGCAGGAGGTGACCGGTCGGGCGCCGCTGACCGTGCGTCAGGCGCTCGAGGCACAGCGGGCGGCCCTGCAACCGGCCGGATGA